CTGGTTCAAGCGGCAGACAATCCCGCTTACGTGGGAGGAACATGACGCTTACCGGCGGATCGATTCGCTCGAGCATCGTCCGAAGTCACCCGGCAAAGTTGCGCTAAGGGGAATCGGCGCCGCGGCGTTTCTGATAGCGAGTCAGCCGGACATATTCCACTTCAATCGGGTGGAGGGGTCATATCTCGGTATCGGCGGAGACACCAACCGATTGCACGAAAGGCTGCGGCTTCGCTTGAGAACGGGGTACGCGTTCGACGCTGAGCGGTCGCAGCATCAAGTGGGAGCGACCTGGCGTCTGCACCACAGGCGACGGCTGGATATTGGGTTTGACTACTACGACAAGGTAGTATCCCGGCCGACTGTAAATACATCGCCGAATTACAACTCTACCGTTTGGGCGCTGATCAGTCGCTGGGATCCGCTCGATTATTACCGCTCCGAGGGATTCCGGACGTTTGTGTCAACCAAGCTTATCGATCACACGGTCATGTCGGTATCGTACCGGGACTTTACGCACTTTGCCATGCCGGTTCGATCCGAGGCCGGGTTGTTGCGCGAGGAGAGCGATGTCAGGCCGAATCCGGGAGTAATCGAGGGAACGATGCGCTCGGTAACAGTCGATCTCAGATACGATTCCCGCCACCTGTTCCGCAATAAGGGACGCGATAGTCGGCTCAATGAAGCGCAGTTTCTGGCGCTTTCTGCCGGCATGGAGTATGCGTCGCAAGAGTTCATCGACAACGACTTCGACTTCCGTCGATACCACATCGACGTGACAGTGAGACGCCGCGCGCTGGGGCTGGGGATGACATCGCTGAGCCTCTTTGGCGGGACTTCCAATGGTAAACTGCCTCCGCAACGGTACTTCATTCTGGATTTCGGCACCGGTTATCTTTACAGCGCTGCCGGATTTCCGACTCTAAGCGAGACTAATTTCGCCGGTGACCGCGCCCTGGCGATTCAGGTGACGCATGATTTCAGGCGACGGCTGTTTACGGCCAGCGGTATTCCTCTTGTAAAAGACATCCCCTTCTGGCTGAGCGTGCGCGGCGGTGTGTTCTGGACCGAGTTCCGCAATCGTGCATACGCAGGCAGTGAATCGTCATTTCCCACAGCCGAGAAGCCGTACAGCGAGATCGGGTTCAGTGTTGGGAACCTGACGCCGTTTCTGATGCCGTTCAACCTGGCGGTCTATTTCACCTGGCAGTTGTCGGACTATGAGACGAGTGATTTCTCGTTTGATGTCGGGATGGAATTGTAAGGAGAGTAGGCAGAAAGTCAATCCTCCGTGATAGCGACCTCGTGGCTGACCTTTTACGTTTTCTTGGGAATTCGACTCATGCCGGCGTGGGGCGATACCATACCGTTCTTTAACCTCCATCTTGGCGCAGGGGCGGAGATGTA
The sequence above is a segment of the Candidatus Zixiibacteriota bacterium genome. Coding sequences within it:
- a CDS encoding DUF5686 family protein: MIVRPNLLAAAIAFLLANLAIPFATANDTLQKPSRPTATEGVVFDRDTHQPIPFVTVQVTGTERSTLTNENGRYRILLEPGENQLRFSHIAYFSQIVDLTKFEGEGDRNVFLQACMVDVGGMTVYSRAYDPGQAIIIEAIRRKKDILSRLRDYRCDAYTKLVVNDLSKEDSSRIWLLTETQVTTLWEHPDKYKEIITARRQSANIKAENNLVTVGEILNFNRNRIDLGRYSIVSPTAEDALDHYNYYLMDTLYIDSVAVFRLEIEPKNPLRPLFEGYIHIADSTYDVVAVDVGFSRGVEIPMFINPRYSQRFARFQNEFWVPIEIRFSSGVKFEVPLPGIPKKLDFEHVASLYSYQFDTGHPRGTFNEYALEVDKLADRFDSLIWFKRQTIPLTWEEHDAYRRIDSLEHRPKSPGKVALRGIGAAAFLIASQPDIFHFNRVEGSYLGIGGDTNRLHERLRLRLRTGYAFDAERSQHQVGATWRLHHRRRLDIGFDYYDKVVSRPTVNTSPNYNSTVWALISRWDPLDYYRSEGFRTFVSTKLIDHTVMSVSYRDFTHFAMPVRSEAGLLREESDVRPNPGVIEGTMRSVTVDLRYDSRHLFRNKGRDSRLNEAQFLALSAGMEYASQEFIDNDFDFRRYHIDVTVRRRALGLGMTSLSLFGGTSNGKLPPQRYFILDFGTGYLYSAAGFPTLSETNFAGDRALAIQVTHDFRRRLFTASGIPLVKDIPFWLSVRGGVFWTEFRNRAYAGSESSFPTAEKPYSEIGFSVGNLTPFLMPFNLAVYFTWQLSDYETSDFSFDVGMEL